From a single Chionomys nivalis unplaced genomic scaffold, mChiNiv1.1 scaffold_75, whole genome shotgun sequence genomic region:
- the LOC130869092 gene encoding 2'-5'-oligoadenylate synthase 3-like: MVFLSCLRQFSEQGSHWAEVISEIRMRLETLLDQSVDFDVLPAFDSLSQLRPGSRPDPQVYKDLIHSYSNAGEFSTSFTELQHDFISTRPTKLKSLIQLVKQWYQQCNKMVQGKGSLPPQHGLELLTVYAWEQGSQNSQFNMAEGFHTVLELVGQRIILGPADPIGNLGSNACWDLLAQEAAASTSALCCMDKDRTPIKLWLVKV, from the exons ATGGTGTTCCTCAGCTGCCTCCGCCAGTTCTCTGAGCAAGGCAGCCACTGGGCAGAGGTCATCTCGGAGATCCGGATGCGACTGGAG ACACTGCTGGACCAGAGCGTGGACTTTGACGTGCTGCCAGCCTTCGACTCCCTCA GCCAGCTGAGGCCTGGCTCGAGGCCTGATCCCCAGGTCTACAAGGACCTAATTCACAGCTACAGCAATGCAGGCGAGTTCTCTACCAGTTTCACGGAGCTGCAGCATGACTTCATTAGCACCCGTCCCACCAAACTCAAGAGCTTGATCCAGCTGGTGAAGCAATGGTACCAACAG TGCAACAAGATGGTCCAGGGGAAGGGCTCCTTGCCACCCCAGCATGGGCTGGAGCTCCTGACCGTGTACGCCTGGGAGCAGGGCAGCCAGAATTCTCAGTTCAACATGGCTGAGGGCTTCCACACCGTGCTGGAGCTGGTTGGCCA ACGCATCATCCTGGGTCCAGCTGACCCCATAGGCAACCTGGGCAGCAATGCCTGCTGGGACCTGCTTGCCCAGGAGGCTGCAGCCAGCACATCTGCCCTGTGCTGCATGGACAAGGACCGCACCCCCATCAAGCTGTGGCTGGTGAAGGTGTGA